From Scomber scombrus chromosome 21, fScoSco1.1, whole genome shotgun sequence, one genomic window encodes:
- the vkorc1 gene encoding vitamin K epoxide reductase complex subunit 1, translating into MAGIQGLPKWERKMRIFLCAFGMVLSVYALHVELSHERNPEYKAMCDLGESVSCSKVFSSRWGRGFGLVQFFVAKDSPLNQPNSVLGIIFYTLQLGLGLSLSKRAAMFLVLSSWVSIAGSLYLASILAFVLGDFCMVCVSTYIVNFALLFTNVKRKSSIEGMKEKAG; encoded by the exons ATGGCTGGTATTCAGGGATTACCGAAGTGGGAGAGAAAAATGCGCATATTTCTGTGCGCTTTTGGTATGGTTTTGTCAGTTTATGCGCTTCACGTCGAGCTGTCCCATGAGAGAAACCCAGAATACAAAGCAATGTGTGACCTGGGGGAGTCTGTGAGCTGCTCCAAAGTTTTTAGCTCCAG ATGGGGACGTGGTTTTGGTTTGGTCCAGTTCTTTGTTGCCAAAGATAGTCCTCTGAACCAGCCCAACAGTGTGCTTGGCATCATATTCTACACTTTGCAGCTGGGCCTTG GACTGTCACTGTCCAAGAGAGCTGccatgtttttggttttgtccTCTTGGGTGTCTATAGCCGGCTCGCTCTACCTCGCATCGATTCTCGCCTTTGTTCTGGGTGATTTTTGCATGGTCTGCGTGTCAACATATATTGTCAACTTTGCGTTGCTCTTCACCAACGTGAAACGAAAGAGCTCAAttgaaggaatgaaagaaaaggcCGGATAG
- the LOC134003869 gene encoding LOW QUALITY PROTEIN: transmembrane protease serine 9-like (The sequence of the model RefSeq protein was modified relative to this genomic sequence to represent the inferred CDS: substituted 2 bases at 2 genomic stop codons): protein MALRKWICILALTSLLSAESHAQLNACGTAPLNARIVGGEDAPAGSWPWQASLQRFGRHVCGGSLINKEWVMSAAHCFSSTNTKRWQVSLGRQNLQGTNLNEVTRTVARIILHPNYDSNTNNNDIALLKLSSPVKFTDYIRPVCLAASSSVFNNGTDSWVTGWGAVKEGVSLPFPETLQEVEVPVLGNRQCNCLNGVGTVTDNMICAGVLAGGKDSCQGDSGGPMVNKQGDVWVQSGIVSFGFGCARPNLPGVYSRVSSYTYWINSHITSDKPGFVQFASSGLDADSSYTCPGLPPPVITITTTDATAGSDITTSDPGTFFSVCGITPLNIRIVGGEDAPAGSWPWQVSLQRFGSHVCGGSLINSEWVMSAAHCFSSTNTNRWQVSLGRQNLQGTNPNEVTRTVARIILHPNYDSNTNNNDIALLKLSSPVKFTDYIRPVCLAASSSVFNNGTDSWVTGWGAVKEGVSLPFPETLQEVEVPVLGNRQCNCLNGVGTVTDNMICAGVLAGGKDSCQVAVSFHLSLISKRFQDFLRFSDVPCSSPQGDSGGPMVNKQGDVWVQSGIVSFGFGCARPNLPGVYSRVSSYTYWINSHITSDKPGFVQFASSGLDADSSYTCPGLPPPVITITTTDATAGSDITTSDPVSSMSSAELCGITPLNIRIVGGEDAPAGSWPWQVSLQRFGSHVCGGSLINSEWVMSAAHCFSRXETLIXLVSLGRQNLQGTNPNEVTRTVARIILHPNYDSNTNNNDIALLKLSSPVKFTDYIRPVCLAASSSVFNNGTDSWVTGWGAVKEGVSLPFPETLQEVEVPVLGNRQCNCLNGVGTVTDNMICAGVLAGGKDSCQVAVSFHLSLISKRFQDFLRFSDVPCSSPQGDSGGPMVNKQGDVWVQSGIVSFGFGCARPNLPGVYSRVSSYTYWINSHITSDKPGFVQFASSGLDADSSYTCPGLPPPVITITTTDATAGSDITTSDPVSSMSSAECK, encoded by the exons ATGGCCTTGAGGAAATGGATCTGCATATTGGCTCTTACAAGCCTTTTATCTGCAG aaTCACATGCTCAGCTCAATG CATGTGGCACTGCTCCATTGAACGCACGGATAGTTGGAGGTGAAGATGCTCCAGCAGGAAGTTGGCCCTGGCAGGCTAGTCTGCAGAGATTTGGCAGGCATGTTTGTGGTGGTTCCCTCATCAATAAAGAGTGGGTGAtgtctgctgctcactgcttcTCCAG TACCAACACAAAAAGATGGCAGGTTTCACTTGGTCGTCAGAACCTGCAGGGCACAAACCTAAACGAAGTGACCAGAACTGTTGCCAGAATCATTTTGCATCCAAACTATGAcagcaacaccaacaacaacgaCATTGCTCTGCTCAAACTCTCCTCACCAGTCAAATTCACGGACTACATCAGGCCTGTGTGTCTGGcagccagcagcagtgttttcaacaATGGCACTGATAGCTGGGTCACTGGCTGGGGTGCAGTCAAGGAGGGAG TGTCATTACCGTTCCCTGAAACTCTACAAGAGGTGGAGGTGCCAGTTCTGGGAAACAGACAGTGTAACTGTCTCAATGGAGTCGGCACAGTCACAGACAACATGATCTGTGCTGGTGTTCTGGCAGGAGGCAAGGACTCATGTCAG GGTGACTCGGGAGGTCCAATGGTGAACAAGCAGGGCGATGTGTGGGTCCAGTCTGGAATCGTTAGTTTTGGTTTTGGCTGTGCTCGGCCCAATCTGCCAGGAGTCTACTCCAGAGTGTCCAGTTACACGTACTGGATCAACTCCCATATCACGTCTGATAAGCCAGGCTTTGTCCAGTTCGCCTCAAGTGGGCTGGATGCTGACAGCAGCTACACCTGTCCTGGTCTGCCACCTCCTGTCataactattactactactgatgCTACTGCAGGATCAGATATTACAACATCAGATCCA ggcacatttttttcagtgtgtggcaTCACTCCACTGAACATACGGATAGTTGGAGGTGAAGATGCTCCAGCAGGAAGTTGGCCCTGGCAGGTTAGTCTGCAGAGATTTGGCAGCCATGTTTGTGGTGGTTCCCTCATCAACAGTGAGTGGGTGAtgtctgctgctcactgcttcTCCAG TACCAACACAAATAGATGGCAGGTTTCCCTTGGTCGTCAGAACCTGCAGGGCACAAACCCAAACGAAGTGACCAGAACTGTTGCCAGAATCATTTTGCATCCAAACTATGAcagcaacaccaacaacaacgaCATTGCTCTGCTCAAACTCTCCTCACCAGTCAAATTCACGGACTACATCAGACCTGTGTGTCTGGcagccagcagcagtgttttcaacaATGGCACTGATAGCTGGGTCACTGGCTGGGGTGCAGTCAAGGAGGGAG TGTCATTACCGTTCCCTGAAACTCTACAAGAGGTGGAGGTGCCAGTTCTGGGAAACAGACAGTGTAACTGTCTCAATGGAGTCGGCACAGTCACAGACAACATGATCTGTGCTGGTGTTCTGGCAGGAGGCAAGGACTCATGTCAGGtagctgtttcttttcatttgtcgCTGATTAGTAAACGCTTTCAAGATTTTCTGAGATTCTCAGACGTTCCCTGTTCTTCTCCTCAGGGTGACTCGGGAGGTCCAATGGTGAACAAGCAGGGCGATGTGTGGGTCCAGTCTGGAATCGTTAGTTTTGGTTTTGGCTGTGCTCGGCCCAATCTGCCAGGAGTCTACTCCAGAGTGTCCAGTTACACGTACTGGATCAACTCCCATATCACGTCTGATAAGCCAGGCTTTGTCCAGTTCGCCTCAAGTGGGCTGGATGCTGACAGCAGCTACACCTGTCCTGGTCTGCCACCTCCTGTCataactattactactactgatgCTACTGCAGGATCAGATATTACAACATCAGATCCAGTATCCAGCATGTCAAGTGCTGAAT tgtgtggcaTCACTCCACTGAACATACGGATAGTTGGAGGTGAAGATGCTCCAGCAGGAAGTTGGCCCTGGCAGGTTAGTCTGCAGAGATTTGGCAGCCATGTTTGTGGTGGTTCCCTCATCAACAGTGAGTGGGTGAtgtctgctgctcactgcttcTCCAGGTGAGAAACTCTAATATAATTa GTTTCCCTTGGTCGTCAGAACCTGCAGGGCACAAACCCAAACGAAGTGACCAGAACTGTTGCCAGAATCATTTTGCATCCAAACTACGAcagcaacaccaacaacaacgaCATTGCTCTGCTCAAACTCTCCTCACCAGTCAAATTCACGGACTACATCAGACCTGTGTGTCTGGcagccagcagcagtgttttcaacaATGGCACTGATAGCTGGGTCACTGGCTGGGGTGCAGTCAAGGAGGGAG TGTCATTACCGTTCCCTGAAACTCTACAAGAGGTGGAGGTGCCAGTTCTGGGAAACAGACAGTGTAACTGTCTCAATGGAGTCGGCACAGTCACAGACAACATGATCTGTGCTGGTGTTCTGGCAGGAGGCAAGGACTCATGTCAGGtagctgtttcttttcatttgtcgCTGATTAGTAAACGCTTTCAAGATTTTCTGAGATTCTCAGACGTTCCCTGTTCTTCTCCTCAGGGTGACTCGGGAGGTCCAATGGTGAACAAGCAGGGCGATGTGTGGGTCCAGTCTGGAATCGTTAGTTTTGGTTTTGGCTGTGCTCGGCCCAATCTGCCAGGAGTCTACTCCAGAGTGTCCAGTTACACGTACTGGATCAACTCCCATATCACGTCTGATAAGCCAGGCTTTGTCCAGTTCGCCTCAAGTGGGCTGGATGCTGACAGCAGCTACACCTGTCCTGGTCTGCCACCTCCTGTCataactattactactactgatgCTACTGCAGGATCAGATATTACAACATCAGATCCAGTATCCAGCATGTCAAGTGCTGAATGTAAGTAA
- the LOC134003873 gene encoding transmembrane protease serine 9-like, with protein MSAAHCFSSTNTNRWQVSLGRQNLQGTNPNEVTRTVARIILHPNYDSNTNNNDIALLKLSSPVKFTDYIRPVCLAASSSVFNNGTDSWVTGWGAVKEGVSLPFPETLQEVEVPVLGNRQCNCLNGVGTVTDNMICAGVLAGGKDSCQGDSGGPMVNKQGDVWVQSGIVSFGFGCARPNLPGVYSRVSSYTYWINSHITSDKPGFVQFASSGLDADSSYTCPGLPPPVITITTTDATAGSDITTSDPVSMCGITPLNIRIVGGEDAPAGSWPWQVSLQRFGSHVCGGSLINSEWVMSAAHCFSSTNTNRWQVSLGRQNLQGTNPNEVTRTVARIILHPNYDSNTNNNDIALLKLSSPVKFTDYIRPVCLAASSSVFNNGTDSWVTGWGAVKEGVSLPFPETLQEVEVPVLGNRQCNCLNGVGTVTDNMICAGVLAGGKDSCQGDSGGPMVNKQGDVWVQSGIVSFGFGCARPNLPGVYSRVSSYTSWINSHITSDKPGFVQFASSGLDADSSYTCPGLPPPVITITTTDATAGSDITTSDPVSSMSSAELCGITPLNIRIVGGEDAPAGSWPWQVSLQRFGSHVCGGSLINSEWVMSAAHCFSSTNTNRWQVSLGRQNLQGTNPNEVTRTVARIILHPNYDSNTNNNDIALLKLSSPVKFTDYIRPVCLAASSSVFNNGTDSWVTGWGAVKEGVSLPFPETLQEVEVPVLGNRQCNCLNGVGTVTDNMICAGVLAGGKDSCQGDSGGPMVNKQGDVWVQSGIVSFGFGCARPNLPGVYSRVSSYTSWINSHITSDKPGFVQFASSGLDADSSYTCPVLSASTTTRPITPAQIVTSPARSVCGVAPMNSRVVGDSGVVPEGTWPWMVSLHKNGIYTCGGTLIADSFVLTSAQCFSTPNPNVSEWSVFLGQRRVGDSEEFEMSSAVVKITVTKMTGSNIALLQLAKTVSYSDYIQPLCVDISNARSFPVGSQCWVAGWGKGFKSTGTVRAGTSLRDLETQVTNCENVSDTENICTYSMEIQQEDQGGPLLCKSDSSWFQVAVVTTGGSKSVRADIQIFVKTSKFGSFLKETVGDMPSPAATGGTAGFSSSSFLSFFVPITSMFLLSSF; from the exons AtgtctgctgctcactgcttcTCCAG TACCAACACAAATAGATGGCAGGTTTCCCTTGGTCGTCAGAACCTGCAGGGCACAAACCCAAACGAAGTGACCAGAACTGTTGCCAGAATCATTTTGCATCCAAACTATGAcagcaacaccaacaacaacgaCATTGCTCTGCTCAAACTCTCCTCACCAGTCAAATTCACGGACTACATCAGACCTGTGTGTCTGGcagccagcagcagtgttttcaacaATGGCACTGATAGCTGGGTCACTGGCTGGGGTGCAGTCAAGGAGGGAG TGTCATTACCGTTCCCTGAAACTCTACAAGAGGTGGAGGTGCCAGTTCTGGGAAACAGACAGTGTAACTGTCTCAATGGAGTCGGCACAGTCACAGACAACATGATCTGTGCTGGTGTTCTGGCAGGAGGCAAGGACTCATGTCAG GGTGACTCGGGAGGTCCAATGGTGAACAAGCAGGGCGATGTGTGGGTCCAGTCTGGAATCGTTAGTTTTGGTTTTGGCTGTGCTCGGCCCAATCTGCCAGGAGTCTACTCCAGAGTGTCCAGTTACACGTACTGGATCAACTCCCATATCACGTCTGATAAGCCAGGCTTTGTCCAGTTCGCCTCAAGTGGGCTGGATGCTGACAGCAGCTACACCTGTCCTGGTCTGCCACCTCCTGTCataactattactactactgatgCTACTGCAGGATCAGATATTACAACATCAGATCCAGTATCCA tgtgtggcaTCACTCCACTGAACATACGGATAGTTGGAGGTGAAGATGCTCCAGCAGGAAGTTGGCCCTGGCAGGTTAGTCTGCAGAGATTTGGCAGCCATGTTTGTGGTGGTTCCCTCATCAACAGTGAGTGGGTGAtgtctgctgctcactgcttcTCCAG TACCAACACAAATAGATGGCAGGTTTCCCTTGGTCGTCAGAACCTGCAGGGCACAAACCCAAACGAAGTGACCAGAACTGTTGCCAGAATCATTTTGCATCCAAACTATGAcagcaacaccaacaacaacgaCATTGCTCTGCTCAAACTCTCCTCACCAGTCAAATTCACGGACTACATCAGACCTGTGTGTCTGGcagccagcagcagtgttttcaacaATGGCACTGATAGCTGGGTCACTGGCTGGGGTGCAGTCAAGGAGGGAG TGTCATTACCGTTCCCTGAAACTCTACAAGAGGTGGAGGTGCCAGTTCTGGGAAACAGACAGTGTAACTGTCTCAATGGAGTCGGCACAGTCACAGACAACATGATCTGTGCTGGTGTTCTGGCAGGAGGCAAGGACTCATGTCAG GGTGACTCAGGAGGTCCAATGGTGAACAAGCAGGGCGATGTGTGGGTCCAGTCTGGAATCGTTAGTTTTGGTTTTGGCTGTGCTCGGCCCAATCTGCCAGGAGTCTACTCCAGAGTGTCCAGTTACACGTCCTGGATCAACTCCCATATCACGTCTGATAAGCCAGGCTTTGTCCAGTTCGCCTCAAGTGGGCTGGATGCTGACAGCAGCTACACCTGTCCTGGTCTGCCACCTCCTGTCataactattactactactgatgCTACTGCAGGATCAGATATTACAACATCAGATCCAGTATCCAGCATGTCAAGTGCTGAAT tgtgtggcaTCACTCCACTGAACATACGGATAGTTGGAGGTGAAGATGCTCCAGCAGGAAGTTGGCCCTGGCAGGTTAGTCTGCAGAGATTTGGCAGCCATGTTTGTGGTGGTTCCCTCATCAACAGTGAGTGGGTGAtgtctgctgctcactgcttcTCCAG TACCAACACAAATAGATGGCAGGTTTCCCTTGGTCGTCAGAACCTGCAGGGCACAAACCCAAACGAAGTGACCAGAACTGTTGCCAGAATCATTTTGCATCCAAACTATGAcagcaacaccaacaacaacgaCATTGCTCTGCTCAAACTCTCCTCACCAGTCAAATTCACGGACTACATCAGACCTGTGTGTCTGGcagccagcagcagtgttttcaacaATGGCACTGATAGCTGGGTCACTGGCTGGGGTGCAGTCAAGGAGGGAG TGTCATTACCGTTCCCTGAAACTCTACAAGAGGTGGAGGTGCCAGTTCTGGGAAACAGACAGTGTAACTGTCTCAATGGAGTCGGCACAGTCACAGACAACATGATCTGTGCTGGTGTTCTGGCAGGAGGCAAGGACTCATGTCAG GGTGACTCGGGAGGTCCAATGGTGAACAAGCAGGGCGATGTGTGGGTCCAGTCTGGAATCGTTAGTTTTGGTTTTGGCTGTGCTCGGCCCAATCTGCCAGGAGTCTACTCCAGAGTGTCCAGTTACACGTCCTGGATCAACTCCCATATCACGTCTGATAAGCCAGGCTTTGTCCAGTTCGCCTCAAGTGGGCTGGATGCTGACAGCAGCTAcacctgtcctgtcctgtcagCTTCAACAACGACAAGACCAATTACACCTGCCCAAATTGTAACCAGTCCGGCAA GGTCAGTATGCGGTGTTGCCCCAATGAACAGTCGTGTGGTAGGTGACAGTGGTGTTGTACCTGAGGGGACGTGGCCCTGGATGGTTAGCCTCCACAAAAATGGGATCTACACTTGTGGGGGAACCCTGATTGCTGACAGCTTTGTCCTCACTTCTGCCCAATGTTTCTCTAC CCCCAATCCAAACGTCAGTGAGTGGAGTGTGTTTTTGGGTCAGCGACGTGTGGGTGACTCAGAAGAGTTTGAGATGTCTTCAGCTGTTGTGAAAATTACAGTGACAAAAATGACCGGCTCCAATATTGCACTGCTGCAGCTAGCTAAAACAGTCAGCTACAGTGATTATATCCAGCCTTTGTGTGTGGACATTAGCAATGCCAGATCTTTCCCTGTTGGAAGTCAGTGCTGGGTGGCAGGCTGGGGTAAGGGATTCAAAAGCACAG GCACTGTTAGAGCTGGCACAAGTCTTCGAGACCTTGAAACTCAAGTAACAAATTGTGAGAATGTTTCTGACACAGAGAACATTTGCACGTATTCTATGGAGATTCAGCAG GAGGATCAGGGTGGCCCTCTGTTATGCAAGTCAGATTCATCATGGTTCCAGGTGGCCGTTGTAACTACTGGTGGAAGCAAATCTGTCCGTGCAGACATTCAAATCTTTGTCAAAACTTCAAAATTTGGGTCATTCTTAAAGGAGACAGTGGGCGACATGCCATCTCCTGCTGCCACGGGAGGTACAGCAGGTTTCTCCTCGTCCTCATTCCTGTCCTTCTTTGTCCCCATTACCTCCATGTTCCTGTTGTCCAGCTTTTAA